The Halovivax ruber XH-70 genome includes the window CTGAGCCGGCGCGACGCTACCGCGTTTCACGCCCGACCGCCTTCGCCAGGGAGAGCAAGAAACCCACCCCGGCCTGTACTTCCGGATCCCGCATCGCTTTGACGAGCCCGATCACACCCACGGGTGCTGCCGGCTCCGCGCCCGCCTCGCCGACAGCCGCGAGCAGGGATTCGAGCGTTCGAGCCACGTCCTCGTCGGCCGCCGTGTCGGCGACCTCGCCCAGGCTGGTCCCGGTGGCCGCCAACTGGGTGACCATCTCGTCGTCCATCGCCTGCGAGCCCAGCGCGGCGACGTCCGCAAGCGCCGCCAGGTCGTCGAGCGTTCCCGACCGCTGGAGTCGAGCGAGCGTCTCGACGGCCTCGGCGAGGTCGTCGGCATTCTCACCGGTCGCCGCGCCGAGCCGATCGCGCTCGGTGGTGGCTGTGGCTTCCGCTGACGCCGCCGCGTCGGCGTCCGGGGTCGGTTCTACGTCGGTCGCGTCGTTGGAGTCGGTGGAATCGGCGTCGGTCGTGTGGTCTGAGTCAGTCATCACAGGAGCCCCCGTGCGGTGAGCCAGTAGGATTCGTTGTAGCCGAGCTTCGCCCAGTGCAGTGGGCGCGACGGCTCGCGAACGTACGGTTCCTCGCCGTAGGAGAACTCGATGAACGTCGCTTCGTCCATCCCGGCCTCGAGGAAGCAGACGGTCTTGCCGTCGTAGACGGCCGTCGGCGTCTCGCCGCGAGCGCGGGTGGCGAGACGGTCGGCGACGACGCCCGCCTCGTAGTGAGCGACGCTACCGGCCTTGCTCGTCGGCACGTCCGCGACGTCCCCGATCGCGGAGACGTCCTCGGCGTGTTCCGCTTCGAGCGTGTGCCGGTCGACGTCGACCCAGCCGTCGTCGCCGAGGCCGGCGTCGATCACGAGGTCGCTGCCCGCGTGGGGCGGAATGGCCACGAGCAGGTCGTAGTCCAGCTCGCTGCCCTCCATCGATTCGACAATCCCGGCGTCGGGGTCGACCGACTCGACGTTGAAGAACGTCTCCACGTCGACGTTACGCGCGTCGAACAGGTCGGTCGCCCACTCGGCGATCGACTCCAGCCCGTGCGCACGATTGATTGGGTACGTGTAGGTGAGGTCGACGTCCTCCCGGCGCCCGCGCTCGCGGAGCCAGTCGTCGACCATCAGCGTGAACTCGACGGGCGCGGCCGGGCACATGTGCGGCACGCCGGCGACGCTCAGCACGAGGTGGCCCTCGGTGAAGTCGGCGAGTTCGTCACGCAGCGTCTCGGCGCCGTCGGGCCCGTAGAAGTGGTGGCCACCCTCGGCGAGGCCGGGCACAGCATCGGGGTCGAGGGAGGCACCCGTCGCGAGCACGAGGTGGTCGTAACCGAGCCGCGAGCCGTCGGCGAACGTCAGCGCGTGGCCGTCCGTGTCGACGGCGGTCACCTCGGCGACGTCCAGCGCGACCCGCCGGTCGACGAGTTCGTCGATCGGTCGAGCGGCGTCGTCGACCGTCTTCTTCCCGAACGGAACGTACAGGAAGGTCGGCTTGTACACGTGCTCGGGATCGGCCGTGATCAGGCGAACCTCGACGTCGCCGGCCGCGAGTTCCGGCGCCAATTCGTCCGCGAGACGGTTCGCGAGCACCGTCCCGCCCGTCCCGCCGCCGACGATCGCGATGCGGTACATCTCAGGTCACCTCCAGATAGATGGTCCACTCGTCGTCGCCCTCGTCGATCTCGACGAGGTCGTGGCCGGCTTCGTCCAGCCACGCGGGGACGTCGGTCGTCGAGTTGCGTTCCGAGGTCCGGAGCGCGACCGTCGTCCCCGGATCGAGCGTCTTCACCCGGCCGATGAGGTCCATCAGCGGGCCAGGGCACGTCGCCCCGCGTGAATCGATCGTGACGTCGGCGTCAGATGGGTTCGTCATTGGAATCACCAGTATCCGTTCGACTGACTGCGGCCGAACACACGTTATACTACAGTATTGCACAATATAAACAACCACATGGACTCCAGCGCCGTCGGAACGGGCGACGGGTATATACGACCGGAGGCACCCGACGTCACGCGGCCGCAGCCGATCGATTCGACAGGGCTGACCCAGTCGACCGCGTCGAGTCGGTGGCCGTCAAGGCGATCGATGGGGTCGTTCAGACCCAGCGGGTCCGTCCAGTTAGGATCGAGTTGGCCAACGTGACCCGAGCCGGGCGCTCGAGCGATCCGACACGAGCCCGGGCACGGTTCGAACCGCCTCGCCTCACGGCCGGAGCCGCCAGGCGCGACCGATCACCCACGAGAGATTCCGAAAGCGGCGAGCACTCGAGAGAGAGAGAGAGAGAGAGAGAGAGAGAGAGAGAGAGAGAGCTACCGTCACCTCCTCGTGGGGCGATTCTGGCCAGTGCGTGTGCACATCGACCCAGGGGCAGCCGACACCCGTTATTGTACCCACACCACACAACCATTATGTCGATCGAGTCCGTACACGTCATCGATGAGCGAATCACTCGACGACGAACGTGCTCGTATTCGCGAGCAGAAGAAACGAGAACTCCAGGAGCGTCTCGAAAACGGCGCCAGTTTCGACGACACCGGGAGTGAGACGGCCGGGACGCCGACCGAACCGATCCACGTCGACGGCCCCGACCACCTCTCCGAGGTCGTCTCGACGAACGACGTCGTCCTCGTCGACTTCTACGCCGACTGGTGTGGCCCCTGCAAGATGCTGGAGCCGACGGTCGAGGCACTGGCCGCCGAGAGCGAGGCGGCCGTCGCAAAGGTCGACATCGACGCCCACCAGCGCATGGCCCAGCAACACGGCGTCCGTGGCGTCCCGACGCTCGTCCTCTACGCGAACGGCGAACCCGCCGAACGGACCAGCGGCGTCCAGGACCGCGCCACGCTCGAGCAGCTGATCGGGCAGTACACGTAATCGAATTCCCCGCCCGCCGGAGACGTACGTCCGACCGTCATCGACCACCCACGACCGACTGCGACACCACACCTTCACCAATGAGCCAGGACTGGAAACGAGCGATCGAGGCCCAGCGCGAGGAGAAATCGCAGTACTTCGGCGAGCATCCACACTCACCGATCCCGCCCGCCGAACGCGAGAGCTTCGACGGGCTCTCGTACTACGCGATCGACGCCGACTACCGGTTCGAGGTCCCGCTCGATCGGTACGACGACCCCGAACCCGTCATCGTCGGGACGAGCACGGACGGTGAACAGACCTACTACCGGTGGGGCGAGTTCACGGTCACGATCGACGGCGCGGACGTCGCCATCCAGGCGTACAAGGCGGATCCCGACGACGACCGACTCTGGGTGCCCTTCCGCGACGAGACCAACGGCGACGAAACCTACGGTGCCGGCCGGTACATCGACCTGGAGACCGACCATCACCGGACGACCGACGGCGAGTGGGTCCTCGACTTCGACGAAGCGTACAACCCGACCTGTGCGTACTCCGATCAGTACGAGTGTCCGCTCCCGCCGACGGAGAACTGGCTCGACGTCCCGATCGAGGCCGGCGAACGGGCGTACGAACCCGACTCGGGGCGGCCGTTCTGAGGAACCAGCTGGACACCCGTTTTGCAGGCCCTTACTCGTCGAGAAACGTCTCTTCGAATCGACGGACACTCTCGTCGGTGCCCGCGAGGACGAGCTCGTCGTCCGGTTCGAGAACGAACGACGCCGGATCGAACGACGTGATCGTCTCCCCGTCCCGAACGACGGCGAGGACGGTACAGCCGGTCTCGGCGCGCACGTCGGCGTCGACGACCGTCGATCCGGCGAGTCGTCCAGCGGGAAGTCTGACGAGGTCGATCCGCGTGTCGAACGTGAGGACCGTCTCGTCGTCGAGGACGGTCGAGGCCAGCATCCGGCCGCTGACGGTCGCCAGCGACTGCACGTAGTCCGCCCCCGCCCGGTAGAGCTTGGGTTCGCTCTCCGGGTCGTTCGCCCGCACGAGCACCTCGGCCTCGGGGTTCAGTTCCGCGACGATGAGCGTCGTGAAGATCGCCGTCGTGTCGTCGTTGACCGC containing:
- a CDS encoding DUF1641 domain-containing protein — translated: MTDSDHTTDADSTDSNDATDVEPTPDADAAASAEATATTERDRLGAATGENADDLAEAVETLARLQRSGTLDDLAALADVAALGSQAMDDEMVTQLAATGTSLGEVADTAADEDVARTLESLLAAVGEAGAEPAAPVGVIGLVKAMRDPEVQAGVGFLLSLAKAVGRETR
- a CDS encoding NAD(P)/FAD-dependent oxidoreductase, coding for MYRIAIVGGGTGGTVLANRLADELAPELAAGDVEVRLITADPEHVYKPTFLYVPFGKKTVDDAARPIDELVDRRVALDVAEVTAVDTDGHALTFADGSRLGYDHLVLATGASLDPDAVPGLAEGGHHFYGPDGAETLRDELADFTEGHLVLSVAGVPHMCPAAPVEFTLMVDDWLRERGRREDVDLTYTYPINRAHGLESIAEWATDLFDARNVDVETFFNVESVDPDAGIVESMEGSELDYDLLVAIPPHAGSDLVIDAGLGDDGWVDVDRHTLEAEHAEDVSAIGDVADVPTSKAGSVAHYEAGVVADRLATRARGETPTAVYDGKTVCFLEAGMDEATFIEFSYGEEPYVREPSRPLHWAKLGYNESYWLTARGLL
- a CDS encoding sulfurtransferase TusA family protein — encoded protein: MTNPSDADVTIDSRGATCPGPLMDLIGRVKTLDPGTTVALRTSERNSTTDVPAWLDEAGHDLVEIDEGDDEWTIYLEVT
- the trxA gene encoding thioredoxin; translation: MSESLDDERARIREQKKRELQERLENGASFDDTGSETAGTPTEPIHVDGPDHLSEVVSTNDVVLVDFYADWCGPCKMLEPTVEALAAESEAAVAKVDIDAHQRMAQQHGVRGVPTLVLYANGEPAERTSGVQDRATLEQLIGQYT
- a CDS encoding DUF1684 domain-containing protein, whose translation is MSQDWKRAIEAQREEKSQYFGEHPHSPIPPAERESFDGLSYYAIDADYRFEVPLDRYDDPEPVIVGTSTDGEQTYYRWGEFTVTIDGADVAIQAYKADPDDDRLWVPFRDETNGDETYGAGRYIDLETDHHRTTDGEWVLDFDEAYNPTCAYSDQYECPLPPTENWLDVPIEAGERAYEPDSGRPF